In the Helianthus annuus cultivar XRQ/B chromosome 11, HanXRQr2.0-SUNRISE, whole genome shotgun sequence genome, one interval contains:
- the LOC110890783 gene encoding translation factor GUF1 homolog, chloroplastic: MQKDNGQCPDVQNLWFTNSKLSQPTTTAMTMATTSLKLLSSQPPPHGNHHHHRTTTTTILSHNRLPIPLSNRTFYSLQPLHSSNNNYSRTHRRRYRVCCKAVDVKPKDASDFEATAIAGRDRLLKVPTEKIRNFSIIAHIDHGKSTLADKLLQVTGTVQTREMKEQFLDNMDLERERGITIKLQAARMRFVQDGEPYCLNLIDTPGHVDFSYEVSRSLAACEGALLVVDASQGVEAQTLANVYLALENNLEVIPVLNKIDLPGAEPSRVVQEIEEVIGLDCSNAIYCSAKEGIGINEILTAIVQRIPPPPDSAGRPLRALIFDSYYDAYRGVIVYFRVIDGTVKKGDRILFMASGKDYYADEIGVLSPNQQQVDELYAGEVGYMSASIRSVADARVGDTITHYGRKAEESLPGYKEATPMVFCGLFPVDADQFPDLRDALEKLQLNDAALKFEPETSSAMGFGFRCGFLGLLHMEIVQERLEREYNLTLITTAPSVVYRVHCVGGEIVECSNPSALPEQGKRKSIEEPMVKIEMLTPKDYIGSLMELSQDRRGDFKGMKFITETRASLTYEMPLAEMVGDFFDQLKSRSKGYASMEYSFIGYKESDLIKLDVLINGDGVEPLSTIVHKDKAYSVGRALTQKLKELIPRQMFKVPIQACIGTKVIASESLSAIRKDVLAKCYGGDISRKKKLLKKQAAGKKRMKAIGKVDVPQEAFMAVLKLEKEVL, from the exons ATGCAAAAAGATAACGGGCAATGTCCTGATGTCCAAAACCTGTGGTTTACAAACAGCAAACTATCGCAACCAACCACCACCGCCATGACAATGGCGACGACGAGCCTCAAACTCTTATCCTCACAACCACCACCGCAcggcaaccaccaccaccaccgcaccacaaCCACCACTATCCTCAGCCACAACCGCCTTCCAATTCCGCTTTCTAACCGAACATTTTACAGTCTACAACCTCTTCACTCTTCCAACAATAATTACAGTAGAACTCACCGGAGGAGGTATCGCGTGTGCTGTAAGGCCGTAGATGTTAAACCTAAAGACGCTTCTGACTTCGAAGCAACTGCTATTGCCGGCCGAGATCGTCTGTTGAAG GTTCCCACAGAAAAAATTAGGAATTTCTCTATCATTGCACATATTGATCATGGGAAATCGACATTAGCAGATAAGTTGCTGCAAGTGACGGGTACAGTGCAAACACGTGAAATGAAGGAGCAGTTTTTGGATAACATGGATCTTGAGAGGGAAAGGGGAATCACTATCAAATTACAG GCTGCTAGAATGCGTTTTGTGCAAGACGGTGAACCTTATTGCCTTAATCTTATTGATACTCCAGGGCATGTTGATTTTTCTTATGAG GTTTCGCGATCCCTTGCTGCATGTGAGGGGGCTCTTCTTGTTGTTGACGCCTCACAG GGAGTGGAAGCTCAAACGTTAGCTAATGTTTATTTAGCCTTGGAAAATAACCTTGAAGTGATTCCT GTGTTGAATAAGATAGATCTTCCAGGTGCCGAACCAAGTCGTGTTGTTCAAGAGATTGAAGAG GTCATCGGTTTGGATTGCAGCAATGCTATTTACTGCTCAGCAAAG GAGGGAATTGGTATAAATGAAATACTGACTGCAATTGTTCAAAGGATTCCTCCACCGCCTGATTCAGCTGGAAGACCTTTGAGAGCTCTTATATTTGATAG TTACTATGATGCGTACAGGGGTGTTATTGTATATTTTCGTGTTATTGATGGAACTGTAAAGAAAGGTGACAGAATTCTTTTTATGGCTAGTGGGAAG GATTATTATGCCGATGAAATCGGAGTTCTATCTCCTAATCAGCAGCAGGTTGATGAACTATATGCTGGTGAG GTGGGCTACATGTCAGCATCAATAAGGTCAGTAGCAGATGCTCGGGTGGGTGACACAATAACCCACTATGGTAGAAAAGCAGAGGAATCTCTTCCTGGATATAAAGAGGCCACTCCAATGGTGTTTTGTGGCTTGTTTCCTGTAGATGCTGACCA ATTTCCTGATTTACGTGATGCCCTGGAGAAACTACAGCTTAATGATGCTGCATTGAAG TTTGAGCCAGAGACATCAAGTGCTATGGGCTTTGGTTTTAGATGTGGGTTTTTGGGTCTTCTTCATATGGAAATTGTTCAG GAAAGACTTGAACGCGAATACAATCTAACTTTGATAACTACTGCACCAAGTGTTGTATACAGAGTGCACTGTGTTGGTGGTGAAATT GTTGAATGTTCAAATCCATCAGCACTTCCTGAACAAGGTAAGAGGAAGTCGATTGAAGAGCCAATGGTGAAG ATTGAAATGCTAACCCCAAAAGACTACATTGGTTCACTTATGGAACTTTCTCAAGATAGACGCGGAGATTTTAAAGGAATGAAATTTATCACAGAGACCAGAGCTTCACTCACCTATGAGATGCCACTAGCTGAG ATGGTAGGGGATTTCTTCGATCAGCTAAAATCAAGGAGTAAGGGCTATGCTAGCATGGAGTATTCTTTTATTGG GTACAAGGAAAGTGATTTGATAAAGCTAGATGTGTTGATAAACGGTGATGGTGTGGAGCCTTTGTCTACAATCGTACACAAAGATAAG GCATATTCTGTGGGAAGGGCTTTGACTCAGAAGCTAAAGGAACTTATACCTAGGCAAATGTTTAAAGTGCCCATCCAA GCATGCATAGGCACAAAGGTGATTGCGAGTGAAAGTTTATCTGCAATTAGGAAAGACGTCCTTGCCAAATGCTACG GTGGTGACATCTCGAGAAAGAAAAAGTTGCTAAAGAAACAG GCTGCTGGAAAGAAAAGAATGAAAGCGATCGGAAAAGTAGATGTGCCTCAAGAAGCATTCATGGCGGTTTTGAAACTCGAAAAAGAGGTGCTATAA
- the LOC110890784 gene encoding PHD finger-like domain-containing protein 5A, translating to MAKHHPDLIMCRKQPGIAIGRLCEKCDGKCVICDSYVRPCTLVRVCDECNYGSFQGRCVICGGVGISDAYYCKECTQQEKDRDGCPKIVNLGSAKTDLFYERKKYGFKKR from the coding sequence ATGGCGAAACATCATCCCGATTTGATCATGTGCAGGAAGCAGCCAGGAATTGCAATTGGACGGCTTTGTGAAAAATGTGATGGCAAATGCGTAATTTGTGACTCTTATGTGCGTCCATGCACACTCGTGCGGGTCTGTGACGAGTGCAACTATGGCTCTTTCCAAGGTCGTTGTGTCATATGTGGAGGTGTTGGTATTTCTGATGCGTATTACTGCAAAGAGTGCACACAGCAGGAGAAAGATAGGGACGGGTGTCCGAAGATCGTTAATCTGGGAAGTGCTAAAACGGACCTGTTTTACGAACGGAAAAAATACGGTTTCAAGAAACGTTGA
- the LOC110890785 gene encoding SUN domain-containing protein 3: MQRSRKALLSRRALGKPTLWINHFYKVSLSLVVFIWGLLFLLNLWIGHGDGYRDGPEYHPKGLRTWDDLKLEPDRGSYCSLSPYECPVELDFGNLLKSRLIYYRENKEEIVSQQLEVDRKEPYPLSAAKPEPKGSFKTERSRSVPLGLDEFKNKAFNAKTRLSNGNVGSIIHRLEPGGEDYNYASAAKGAKVLACNKEAKGASNILTVDKDKYLRNPCSAEEKFVVVKLSEETLVDTITIANFEHHSSNLKDFELIGSLVYPTETWVKLGNFTAGNVKHEQRFVLQEPKWVRYIKLNLLSHYGTGFYCTLSFVQVYGVDAVEMMLEDLVSVQETKFASKEAETDPKREEFKAKRDLYDQSAVDDVEHEQSFDEFEGIRAAISIDVPDPLAEARQQAGRSPGDSVIKILMQKVRLLDVNLSLLERYLDELNSKYGYIFQEIDSEIGERDVIMEEVKRDLRSFLESSEALTKRVDDLESWKTSVSSQLDDITKSNAFLRSEVAKVRENQVHMENKGIVIFLVSLTFGLLAVARLFLDKVLFVLYSKHRSEKTSKTGDHSWIFLLLSCTIVIVILSL, translated from the exons ATGCAGAGATCACGTAAAGCTCTTCTTTCCAGAAGAGCTTTGGGAAAGCCTACCCTTTGGATAAATCACTTTTATAAGGTTTCGTTGTCTCTCGTCGTCTTTATTTGGGGGCTTCTGTTTTTGTTGAATTTATGGATCGGCCATGGCGATGGTTATAGAG ATGGCCCGGAATATCATCCAAAAGGATTAAGAACATGGGACGATCTAAAACTTGAGCCCGACAGAGGATCATATTGCTCGTTATCTCCATACGAATGTCCCGTAGAGCTAGACTTCGGAAACCTTCTCAAAAGTCGTTTAATTTATTATCGTGAAAACAAGGAGGAGATCGTCAGTCAACAACTCGAAGTTGACCGAAAAGAACCATACCCTCTTTCTGCCGCTAAACCAGAACCAAAGGGATCGTTCAAAACCGAACGATCAAGATCCGTGCCTCTGGGTCTTGATGAATTCAAGAACAAAGCTTTTAACGCAAAAACCCGACTTTCAAACGGTAACGTGGGAAGTATAATTCACAGACTTGAACCCGGTGGTGAAGATTACAATTATGCTTCTGCCGCAAAAGGCGCAAAGGTTTTGGCGTGTAATAAAGAAGCAAAAGGTGCATCGAACATCTTGACGGTAGATAAAGATAAGTATCTACGAAACCCGTGTTCGGCTGAAGAAAAGTTTGTGGTTGTAAAGCTTTCGGAAGAAACGTTAGTTGACACCATAACGATTGCGAATTTCGAACACCACTCGTCAAATCTTAAAGATTTCGAACTTATCGGGAGTTTGGTTTATCCTACGGAAACTTGGGTGAAACTCGGAAACTTTACCGCTGGAAACGTAAAACACGAACAAAGATTCGTTCTACAGGAGCCAAAATGGGTGAGGTATATAAAACTGAATCTTTTAAGTCATTACGGAACCGGGTTTTATTGTACGTTAAGTTTCGTGCAAGTTTACGGGGTTGATGCTGTTGAAATGATGCTAGAGGATTTGGTCTCCGTGCAAGAAACGAAGTTTGCATCGAAAGAAGCTGAAACGGATCCAAAACGAGAGGAGTTTAAAGCAAAACGTGATTTATATGATCAAAGTGCTGTTGATGATGTGGAACACGAGCAAAGTTTTGATGAATTTGAGGGTATCCGTGCGGCTATATCGATCGATGTGCCGGACCCACTTGCGGAAGCACGACAACAAGCAGGAAGGTCGCCTGGTGACAGTGTTATCAAGATTTTGATGCAAAAAGTTAGGCTTTTAGATGTTAATTTATCGTTGTTGGAGAGATATCTCGATGAGTTAAACTCGAAATACGGGTACATTTTCCAAGAAATCGATTCGGAAATTGGAGAACGAGATGTCATCATGGAGGAAGTCAAACGAGACTTGAGAAGTTTTCTTGAGAGTAGTGAGGCCTTG ACTAAACGGGTTGATGATCTAGAGTCGTGGAAAACATCCGTGTCTAGTCAGCTTGACGATATCACAAAGAGCAATGCTTTCCTCAG ATCGGAGGTGGCAAAAGTGAGGGAGAATCAAGTACATATGGAGAATAAAGGGATTGTTATATTTCTTGTTTCGTTAACTTTTGGATTGCTAGCCGTTGCCAGATTATTTCTGGATAAAGTTTTGTTCGTTTTATATAGTAAACATAGATCAGAAAAGACAAGTAAGACGGGGGATCATTCTTGGATTTTCCTGCTTTTAAGTTGTACGATTGTCATCGTCATCCTTTCGTTATAA